From a single Pyxidicoccus xibeiensis genomic region:
- a CDS encoding C-type lectin domain-containing protein — MRRDRTGTSPNPRWTSGLALLMGAAALWGCDGSGAASAVPYGQEEVRTTSQRLSYGDHTYVISATPKAWPDAVKACADLDMGLLTLDNVEEEQWVATQAATVSSELWTGFNDRGREGTWTWSEAPSSYVHWTPGEPNGGTNESCAVLLTATGTWNDLPCTAPRPFICESAPPTPAQFNGHPYLFYTLKKPWAQARTTCLNQGYDLVSINDGAEDTWLKSQVPAGQASWIGFNDQFREGTWRWSDGMAPTYLNWRRNEPNNTGGYEHCAVNNVPPVGTIPGGGWNDIHCGEYTTFVCERSNPPEGYEHFVYEATGTASATQATADFEFLLEAGQTLEIGTCGIPTASSTGDTFLRMLGPDGLEVTANDDDCKSGGSRIRYRVPACGTGAYVLKAGCFENGTCSGRLVFRVLPPPQPQP; from the coding sequence ATGCGCAGAGACAGAACCGGAACCTCCCCGAACCCCCGCTGGACGTCGGGCCTTGCCCTGCTGATGGGCGCGGCCGCCCTGTGGGGCTGCGACGGAAGCGGCGCCGCGAGCGCCGTGCCCTACGGCCAGGAGGAGGTTCGCACGACGTCCCAGCGGCTGAGCTACGGCGACCACACCTATGTCATCTCCGCCACGCCGAAGGCCTGGCCCGACGCGGTGAAGGCCTGCGCCGACCTGGACATGGGGCTGTTGACGCTCGACAACGTCGAGGAGGAACAGTGGGTGGCGACGCAGGCGGCCACGGTCTCCAGCGAGCTCTGGACCGGGTTCAACGACCGCGGCAGGGAGGGCACGTGGACGTGGTCGGAGGCCCCGTCGAGCTACGTCCACTGGACCCCGGGCGAGCCCAACGGCGGCACGAACGAGAGCTGCGCAGTCCTCCTCACTGCCACGGGCACGTGGAACGACCTCCCCTGCACCGCCCCCCGGCCCTTCATCTGCGAGAGCGCTCCCCCCACGCCCGCGCAGTTCAACGGGCACCCGTACCTCTTCTACACGCTGAAGAAGCCCTGGGCGCAGGCGCGGACCACCTGCCTGAACCAGGGCTACGACCTCGTCTCCATCAACGACGGCGCGGAAGACACCTGGCTGAAGTCGCAGGTCCCCGCCGGTCAGGCGTCGTGGATCGGCTTCAATGACCAGTTCAGGGAAGGGACCTGGCGGTGGTCGGACGGAATGGCGCCGACCTATCTCAACTGGCGCCGGAACGAGCCCAACAACACGGGCGGCTACGAGCACTGCGCCGTCAACAACGTGCCGCCCGTGGGCACGATTCCGGGGGGCGGCTGGAACGACATCCACTGCGGCGAATACACCACCTTCGTCTGCGAGCGCTCCAATCCGCCCGAGGGCTACGAGCACTTCGTCTACGAGGCCACGGGGACTGCGTCGGCGACCCAGGCCACGGCGGACTTCGAGTTCCTGCTCGAGGCCGGACAGACGCTGGAGATTGGCACCTGCGGCATACCGACCGCGTCTTCGACGGGCGACACCTTCCTGCGCATGCTGGGACCGGACGGCCTGGAGGTGACGGCGAATGACGACGACTGCAAGAGCGGGGGCTCGCGAATCCGCTACCGGGTGCCCGCCTGCGGCACCGGTGCCTACGTGCTGAAGGCCGGCTGCTTCGAGAACGGCACGTGCAGCGGGCGGCTCGTCTTCCGGGTCCTCCCGCCGCCGCAGCCTCAGCCCTGA
- a CDS encoding MAPEG family protein, producing the protein MDSPLLGTALFAVPVTALYGALNAFLTMGLGVNVSRVRGKYKTFRGDGGHAELQAAIRAHGNNVEHVPLALFLLLVAELSGGGSAVLHVFGGALLVARLAHAFGLLRTSRVQVVGALLTLLVQAGLAGYALWLRPWG; encoded by the coding sequence ATGGACAGTCCTCTACTCGGAACGGCCCTGTTCGCCGTCCCCGTTACGGCGCTCTACGGGGCGCTCAACGCCTTCCTCACGATGGGCCTCGGCGTCAACGTCAGCCGCGTGCGCGGCAAGTACAAGACGTTCCGCGGGGACGGTGGCCATGCCGAGCTGCAGGCCGCCATCCGCGCGCACGGCAACAACGTGGAGCACGTTCCCCTGGCGCTCTTCCTGCTGTTGGTGGCCGAGCTGAGCGGCGGAGGCTCGGCGGTGCTCCATGTCTTCGGCGGCGCGCTGCTCGTCGCGCGGCTGGCGCATGCCTTCGGCCTGCTCAGGACCAGCCGCGTGCAGGTGGTGGGCGCGCTGCTCACCCTCCTCGTCCAGGCGGGGCTCGCCGGCTACGCGCTCTGGCTGCGGCCCTGGGGCTGA
- a CDS encoding sigma-70 family RNA polymerase sigma factor: MLPTPAQNLAAVFAEHLPDGVAPTGLDGAALEARLQARLTQAAEAWPELEVPAGDFVAFMAERLLPGTPVEQSLDTLHVGDLLLAFACARKVPLALRRFDEKVLAQAVRAAERMATSPEFREELTQQLRQKLFVGERPRILDYSGRGPLVGWVRAAVIRDALNLKGPARQQEGDDALLNLPADRADPELDYLRRRHQREFAECFRAALEALDPQEKTLLRLHFADGVGVEQLAQYYQVHRATMSRRLGSAREAMVKHTLRLMKDRYRLSPAELQSIIRLLRSDLDLRMSQLFQR, translated from the coding sequence GTGCTCCCCACGCCGGCCCAGAACCTGGCAGCCGTCTTCGCCGAACACCTCCCGGACGGTGTGGCCCCCACCGGCCTCGACGGCGCGGCGCTCGAGGCCCGGCTCCAGGCCCGGCTCACCCAGGCGGCGGAGGCGTGGCCGGAGTTGGAGGTTCCCGCGGGGGACTTCGTCGCCTTCATGGCGGAGCGGCTCCTGCCCGGTACTCCGGTGGAGCAGAGCCTCGATACCCTGCACGTGGGAGACCTGCTGCTCGCCTTCGCGTGCGCGCGGAAGGTGCCGCTGGCCCTGCGCCGCTTCGACGAGAAGGTCCTGGCACAAGCCGTCAGGGCCGCGGAGCGGATGGCCACGTCACCCGAGTTTCGGGAGGAGCTCACCCAGCAGCTCCGGCAGAAGCTGTTCGTGGGCGAGCGGCCCCGCATCCTGGACTACTCGGGCCGCGGCCCGCTGGTGGGCTGGGTGCGGGCCGCGGTCATCCGCGACGCGCTGAACCTGAAGGGCCCCGCCCGCCAGCAGGAGGGAGATGACGCGCTGCTCAACCTCCCGGCGGACCGCGCGGACCCGGAGCTCGACTACCTCCGCCGCCGTCACCAGCGCGAGTTCGCCGAGTGCTTCCGGGCCGCGTTGGAGGCACTGGACCCGCAGGAGAAGACGCTCCTGCGGCTCCACTTCGCGGATGGCGTGGGGGTGGAGCAGCTCGCGCAGTACTACCAGGTGCACCGCGCCACGATGAGCCGCCGGCTGGGCTCGGCCCGCGAGGCCATGGTGAAGCACACGCTGCGCCTGATGAAGGACCGCTACCGGCTGAGCCCCGCGGAGCTGCAGAGCATCATCCGCCTGCTGCGCAGCGACCTGGACCTGCGCATGAGTCAGCTGTTCCAGCGGTAG
- a CDS encoding serine/threonine-protein kinase codes for MGCLDENALLDYAGGHLSEATRAEIDAHVASCASCRELLAQWLNAGAADVDDTGDPERTVPLSPGRARRARPAAIPDSAREPSQAPRGGLAQGTRIGRYVVLRPLGEGGMGVVYTAWDPELDRTVCVKLLRSELVALLGDEAQPRLQREAQAMARVAHPNVVGIHDVGTWDGGLFIAMEYVRGGNLREWLLQAPRGWREVVDVFVQVGRGLEAAHAHGLIHRDIKPDNLLVGEDGRARLTDFGLVLQASGAHAARPEPAVAGASSGALDLKLTRPGRIMGTPAYMPPEQLAGRTVDALSDQFSFCASLFEALFDARPFSGDSVDEVCQNITLGRVSAVPAGKGARVPGWLKAVVLRGLVPDPSRRHPSMHELLRQLSRDAGRRRARLAVAGVVVLGAATAFAAPEYSRHSRLAACDSQQQALGGIWDSAAVGAITQAFSGTRLPHADAAWGAARDVVGGYADRWLGLRRDVCRAAVEDRLPEETLWQQDRCLARSLQALKSLSSLYRAADREVVSRSLSMAHALPDLDACGEVAVLTASPTPPPSDAALRTKVEEARLALVELRAQREAGRFRQVMEPVQALRKDVEALGYRPVEAEVLHLHALAQHDAGLVRDAVETLRRAAVAAEAGRHELLAARAWTDYVFTTGRRLKRFDEARLAVELAAAALERVGGEPVLAARLLTNRAGLESAQGNAEEAVKLNAEAVAAYRRLLGDEHPDTARALLQWGTLLYAANRDAEAKEVFQQALSALERSVGPSHPAVGSLLSSLGRVARRQGDASAGRAYYDRSIRLLEALDGPDHPDLAIPLTNRSILLQDMGLFDEARVDLRRVLELARRGSGDDSLEVAEAYAELSLVELRGREFAQALEYAERALRMARAKLPEGHVDFTYYESVLAHALSARGRWAEAQRLFESAARMKQAAAASGGGSLPDILTGLARTQVEQGQGAAAEQSARRALGLWGTQGADPADVAETRFVLARALWLNGQRSAALDEARGAVTDYGRSRQRHDLAAADVAKWLSARVPPR; via the coding sequence ATGGGCTGCCTCGATGAAAACGCGCTGCTGGACTACGCCGGTGGCCACCTGTCTGAAGCGACGCGCGCGGAAATCGACGCGCACGTCGCTTCCTGTGCCTCCTGCCGCGAGCTGCTGGCGCAGTGGCTGAATGCCGGCGCTGCTGACGTGGACGACACGGGGGACCCGGAGCGCACGGTGCCGCTGTCGCCGGGGCGCGCGCGCAGGGCCCGGCCGGCCGCCATCCCCGACAGTGCCCGTGAGCCCTCGCAGGCCCCGCGCGGGGGACTGGCGCAGGGCACCCGGATAGGTCGCTACGTCGTGCTGCGGCCGCTGGGGGAGGGCGGGATGGGGGTGGTCTACACCGCGTGGGACCCCGAGCTGGACCGCACCGTGTGCGTCAAGCTGCTGCGAAGCGAGCTGGTCGCGCTGCTGGGGGACGAGGCGCAGCCGCGGCTCCAGCGTGAGGCCCAGGCCATGGCGCGGGTGGCGCATCCCAACGTGGTGGGCATCCACGACGTGGGGACGTGGGACGGTGGCCTGTTCATCGCCATGGAGTACGTGCGCGGAGGGAACCTGCGCGAGTGGCTGCTCCAGGCGCCGCGAGGCTGGCGCGAGGTGGTGGACGTCTTCGTGCAGGTCGGACGGGGGCTCGAGGCCGCGCACGCCCACGGGCTGATTCACCGCGACATCAAGCCGGACAACCTGCTGGTGGGGGAGGACGGCCGCGCGCGCCTCACCGACTTCGGGCTGGTGCTGCAGGCCTCGGGGGCCCACGCCGCGCGCCCCGAGCCCGCCGTCGCCGGAGCCAGCTCGGGCGCGCTGGACCTCAAGCTCACCCGTCCCGGGCGCATCATGGGGACGCCGGCCTACATGCCGCCCGAGCAGCTCGCGGGGCGCACCGTCGACGCGCTCTCCGACCAGTTCAGCTTCTGCGCGTCGCTCTTCGAAGCCCTCTTCGACGCGCGCCCCTTCAGCGGCGACAGCGTGGACGAGGTCTGCCAGAACATCACGCTCGGCAGGGTCAGCGCCGTTCCGGCGGGGAAGGGGGCCCGGGTCCCCGGCTGGCTGAAGGCCGTGGTGCTGCGGGGGCTGGTCCCGGACCCGTCGCGCCGTCATCCGTCGATGCACGAGCTGCTGCGGCAGCTCTCTCGGGACGCGGGGCGCAGGCGCGCGCGGCTCGCGGTCGCCGGGGTGGTGGTGCTCGGGGCCGCCACCGCCTTTGCCGCGCCGGAGTACTCGCGGCACAGCCGGCTGGCGGCCTGCGACTCGCAGCAGCAGGCGCTCGGTGGCATCTGGGACTCGGCGGCGGTGGGTGCCATCACCCAGGCGTTCTCCGGCACCCGGCTGCCCCACGCGGACGCGGCCTGGGGCGCCGCGCGGGACGTGGTGGGCGGCTACGCGGACCGGTGGCTGGGCCTGCGCCGGGACGTGTGCCGCGCCGCGGTGGAGGACCGGCTGCCCGAAGAGACGCTCTGGCAGCAGGACCGTTGCCTCGCGCGGAGCCTTCAGGCGCTGAAGTCCCTGTCCTCGCTGTACCGCGCGGCGGACCGGGAGGTCGTCTCCCGCTCGCTGAGCATGGCCCATGCGCTCCCGGACCTGGACGCGTGTGGCGAGGTGGCGGTGCTCACCGCCTCGCCCACGCCCCCTCCTTCCGACGCCGCGCTGCGGACGAAGGTGGAGGAGGCGCGCCTGGCTCTGGTCGAGCTGCGTGCGCAGCGCGAAGCAGGGCGCTTCCGCCAGGTGATGGAGCCCGTCCAGGCGCTGCGCAAGGACGTGGAGGCCCTGGGCTACCGGCCGGTGGAGGCGGAGGTGCTGCACCTGCACGCGCTGGCGCAGCACGATGCGGGGCTCGTCCGCGACGCGGTGGAGACGCTGCGGCGCGCGGCGGTGGCGGCGGAGGCGGGGCGGCACGAGCTGCTCGCGGCGAGAGCGTGGACGGACTACGTGTTCACGACGGGGCGGCGGCTCAAGCGCTTCGACGAGGCGCGGCTGGCGGTCGAGCTCGCGGCGGCGGCGCTCGAGCGCGTGGGCGGAGAGCCGGTCCTCGCGGCGCGGCTGCTCACCAACCGCGCCGGGCTCGAGTCGGCGCAGGGGAACGCGGAGGAGGCGGTGAAGCTCAACGCGGAGGCCGTCGCCGCCTACCGCCGGCTGCTGGGCGATGAGCACCCGGACACGGCGCGGGCCCTCCTTCAGTGGGGCACGCTGCTCTACGCCGCCAATCGCGACGCGGAGGCAAAGGAGGTCTTCCAGCAGGCGCTCTCCGCGTTGGAGCGCTCGGTGGGGCCCAGCCACCCGGCGGTGGGGTCGCTGCTCTCCAGCCTGGGCCGTGTGGCACGGCGCCAGGGCGATGCTTCCGCGGGAAGGGCGTACTACGACCGGTCGATTCGGCTCCTGGAGGCGCTGGATGGCCCGGACCACCCGGACCTGGCCATCCCCCTGACCAACCGCTCCATCCTGCTCCAGGACATGGGGCTCTTTGACGAGGCCCGTGTCGACCTGCGCCGGGTGCTGGAGCTCGCGCGCCGGGGCTCCGGTGACGACAGCCTGGAGGTCGCGGAAGCCTACGCCGAGCTGTCGCTGGTGGAGCTGCGCGGCCGCGAGTTCGCTCAGGCGCTCGAGTATGCGGAGCGTGCGCTGCGCATGGCGCGCGCGAAGCTTCCCGAGGGGCACGTGGACTTCACGTACTACGAGTCCGTGCTCGCACATGCGCTGTCGGCGCGCGGGCGATGGGCGGAGGCGCAGCGGTTGTTCGAGTCGGCAGCCCGGATGAAGCAGGCGGCGGCTGCCTCGGGAGGCGGATCGCTGCCGGACATCCTCACCGGGCTGGCGCGGACGCAGGTGGAGCAGGGGCAGGGCGCGGCGGCCGAGCAGTCCGCGCGGCGGGCCCTCGGTTTGTGGGGCACCCAAGGCGCCGACCCCGCCGACGTGGCCGAGACGCGCTTCGTCCTGGCCCGGGCGCTCTGGCTCAACGGGCAGCGCAGCGCCGCGCTGGATGAGGCGCGCGGCGCGGTGACCGACTACGGGCGGTCACGTCAGCGGCACGACCTGGCCGCCGCCGATGTGGCGAAGTGGCTGTCGGCGCGCGTACCACCGCGCTGA
- a CDS encoding CBM96 family carbohydrate-binding protein has translation MSTTVLQPVADATVDASNPDTNFGTTPTLLVDQAAIAYESFLRFNLAGGTAPIQRATLRLYVVDPSPDGPQLFLAGAGWTETGITWNQRPARVGAAVGDLGAVTLNTWVEYDVTAQVRGRSSIDFALIPMSQDGADFSSRTGAQSPQLVVVTDDAAQGCGDQTCSAGEACTGCPADCGVCAAGALDLWVPRPHNPAFATPGGSFSAEVRGPATLSPTGFAAALRNELRSWPAAVTAATYGPIHHGKENGWRLTLAVPADLPPELFDVEVVHATGPGTKSERSLQAVKSFEEPFYILHISDQHVGDVTAVSPNGATGPGNGSVDAMKWAAPVFNVINPRFVLITGDNSHVYYNATGWGGMDLSTRRLRMWREGLRTWRVATASTTGNHDVGYSSYIFSAEWRPVYEREIGQRVYSFRMGSFYVMSNELTYRDYYDWAKADFQATFSDPTVKYRLVAQHYPDAWIDVADATYPANLLLVGHNHSTTVLGTSPFPKLSVGSAQNYYTSAFFNFERTPAGGWQAPQATNHGTGKNVFTLYGDWGAPKVSLAFDRANDGTQTTNVARVTNGLPLNFYNGRVKFVMARGRYALSGATVEAQYDVPGSKTAVLAKVNIPSSGSAAVTITPAP, from the coding sequence GTGAGCACGACCGTGCTGCAGCCCGTGGCGGATGCCACGGTGGACGCCTCGAACCCGGACACCAACTTCGGCACCACCCCCACGCTGCTGGTGGACCAGGCCGCCATCGCCTACGAGTCCTTCCTGCGCTTCAACCTGGCGGGTGGGACGGCGCCCATCCAGCGGGCCACGCTGCGGCTCTACGTCGTCGACCCGTCCCCGGATGGACCGCAGCTCTTCCTCGCAGGTGCGGGCTGGACGGAGACGGGCATCACCTGGAACCAGCGGCCCGCGCGTGTCGGCGCCGCCGTGGGAGACCTGGGCGCCGTCACGTTGAACACCTGGGTGGAGTACGACGTCACGGCGCAGGTGCGCGGCAGGAGCAGCATCGACTTCGCGCTCATCCCCATGTCCCAGGACGGGGCGGACTTCTCGTCGCGTACGGGGGCGCAGAGCCCGCAGCTCGTGGTCGTCACCGACGATGCGGCCCAGGGCTGCGGCGACCAGACGTGCTCGGCGGGGGAGGCCTGCACCGGGTGCCCCGCGGACTGCGGCGTGTGCGCGGCGGGCGCGCTGGACCTCTGGGTGCCCCGGCCGCACAACCCGGCCTTCGCGACGCCGGGAGGCAGCTTCTCGGCGGAGGTCCGGGGGCCTGCCACGCTGTCGCCCACCGGGTTTGCCGCGGCCCTGCGCAACGAGCTGCGGAGCTGGCCCGCGGCGGTGACGGCCGCCACGTACGGCCCCATCCACCACGGCAAGGAGAACGGCTGGCGGCTGACCCTGGCCGTCCCGGCGGACCTGCCGCCCGAGCTGTTCGACGTGGAGGTCGTCCACGCCACGGGCCCGGGCACGAAGTCCGAGCGCTCGCTGCAGGCGGTGAAGAGCTTCGAGGAGCCGTTCTACATCCTCCACATCAGCGACCAGCACGTGGGGGACGTCACCGCCGTCAGCCCCAACGGGGCCACCGGCCCGGGCAACGGCAGCGTGGACGCGATGAAGTGGGCCGCCCCCGTCTTCAATGTCATCAACCCCCGCTTCGTCCTCATCACGGGTGATAACAGTCACGTCTATTACAATGCGACCGGGTGGGGAGGGATGGACCTGTCCACCCGGCGCCTGCGGATGTGGCGTGAGGGGCTCAGGACCTGGCGCGTCGCCACCGCCTCGACGACGGGCAACCACGACGTGGGGTACTCGAGCTACATCTTCAGCGCCGAGTGGCGTCCGGTGTACGAGCGTGAAATCGGCCAGCGCGTCTACTCGTTCCGGATGGGCTCGTTCTACGTCATGTCCAACGAGCTGACGTATCGGGACTACTACGACTGGGCGAAGGCGGACTTCCAGGCGACCTTCTCGGACCCCACCGTGAAGTACCGGCTCGTCGCGCAGCACTACCCGGATGCGTGGATTGACGTGGCGGATGCCACGTACCCCGCGAACCTGCTGCTCGTGGGGCACAACCACAGCACCACCGTCCTCGGGACGTCGCCCTTCCCGAAGCTCAGCGTCGGCTCGGCCCAGAACTACTACACCTCGGCCTTCTTCAACTTCGAGCGGACCCCGGCGGGCGGCTGGCAGGCCCCGCAGGCCACCAACCACGGCACGGGGAAGAATGTCTTCACGCTCTACGGTGACTGGGGCGCGCCGAAGGTGTCGCTCGCGTTCGACCGGGCCAATGACGGCACGCAGACGACGAACGTGGCGCGGGTGACCAACGGCCTGCCACTCAACTTCTACAACGGGCGCGTCAAGTTCGTGATGGCCCGGGGCCGGTACGCCCTGTCGGGAGCGACGGTGGAGGCGCAGTACGACGTGCCGGGCTCGAAGACGGCCGTCCTCGCCAAGGTCAATATCCCCTCCAGCGGCAGCGCGGCGGTGACCATCACCCCCGCACCCTGA
- a CDS encoding class I SAM-dependent methyltransferase produces the protein MAHEHAHHAAHPYVPGFGADRAAHYDAQASVMLAGNAYELGVSALTAMLDGQDAASLLFVGVGTGAELVPYNRFDVPGWRFTGVEPSEGMLAVARTRLDAEGLLSRTHLHLGELHTLPPGPPFDGAQLMGVLHHVEGEEARLALLREVTRRLKPGAPLVLGCRVGKDPELSRVELRRWRAYGIQPDDLERRRQAMATMQPIASDAALAAMFAQVGLVAPRPLFVSLQFKVFLSRFEPGSAG, from the coding sequence ATGGCCCACGAACACGCCCACCACGCGGCCCACCCCTACGTACCGGGCTTCGGCGCAGACCGCGCCGCCCACTATGACGCCCAGGCGTCCGTCATGCTCGCGGGCAATGCCTACGAGCTCGGCGTCAGCGCGCTGACCGCGATGCTCGATGGCCAGGACGCGGCGTCGCTGCTCTTCGTGGGGGTGGGCACGGGCGCGGAGCTGGTGCCCTACAACCGCTTCGACGTGCCGGGCTGGCGCTTCACGGGGGTGGAGCCCTCCGAGGGCATGCTCGCCGTCGCCCGGACGCGCCTGGACGCCGAGGGACTGCTCTCCCGGACACACCTGCACCTCGGCGAGCTGCACACCCTGCCTCCCGGCCCTCCATTCGACGGGGCGCAGCTGATGGGGGTGTTGCACCATGTGGAGGGCGAAGAGGCCCGGCTCGCGCTGCTGCGCGAGGTGACCCGGCGGCTGAAGCCCGGAGCGCCCCTCGTCCTGGGCTGCCGCGTCGGCAAGGACCCCGAGCTGTCCAGGGTGGAGCTGCGGCGGTGGCGTGCGTACGGCATCCAGCCGGATGACCTGGAGCGTCGCCGCCAGGCGATGGCGACGATGCAACCCATTGCGTCGGATGCTGCCCTGGCCGCGATGTTCGCCCAGGTCGGACTGGTGGCGCCGCGTCCGCTCTTCGTCTCGCTGCAGTTCAAGGTCTTCCTCTCGCGCTTCGAGCCCGGCTCCGCGGGCTGA